The following coding sequences lie in one Loxodonta africana isolate mLoxAfr1 chromosome X, mLoxAfr1.hap2, whole genome shotgun sequence genomic window:
- the LOC135228891 gene encoding small integral membrane protein 10-like protein 2A — MAASAALSAAAAAALSGLAVRLSRSVAARGSYGAFCKGLTRTLLTFFDLAWRLRMNFPYFYVLASVMFNVRLQVRIE; from the coding sequence ATGGCTGCGTCGGCGGCCCTgtccgcggcggcggcggcggccctatCGGGCCTGGCAGTGCGGCTGTCACGCTCGGTCGCGGCCCGCGGCTCCTACGGCGCCTTCTGCAAGGGGCTGACGCGCACGCTGCTCACCTTCTTCGACCTGGCCTGGCGGCTGCGCATGAACTTCCCCTACTTCTACGTGCTGGCCTCGGTGATGTTCAACGTGCGCCTGCAGGTGCGCATCGAGTGA